Proteins from one Paraburkholderia sp. BL10I2N1 genomic window:
- a CDS encoding IclR family transcriptional regulator has protein sequence MPDTKREKRVKPGDDNISAAKKSATAEVESETASPESATDSQSPAPRYMLESVNNVLRLLLMFRHSSQIRLSDAKNELGLGHSTVHRLLAMLVYHGFVTQDPVSRVYMPGNALMEVGLAAVQRLDVRAVARPVIEELAAETGESLLLAVLEEGKIRYVDGIESNQALKVGVPVGDVFAAYASSAGKALLAELPPERVRALYPRDPLPSFTPTTITQWLDLEEALDNVRGCGYATNMEESQSGVCSVAAAIRHPTRGAVAALGIASPITRTNARQLKRLSELVIAGAERISKSLVS, from the coding sequence ATGCCAGACACCAAAAGAGAGAAAAGAGTGAAGCCGGGAGACGACAACATTTCTGCTGCGAAGAAGAGCGCAACGGCAGAGGTGGAAAGCGAAACGGCATCACCTGAAAGCGCGACAGATTCGCAATCGCCCGCGCCGCGTTACATGCTGGAGTCGGTGAACAACGTGTTGCGACTGCTCCTGATGTTCCGCCATTCGAGTCAAATCAGGCTTTCCGACGCGAAAAATGAGCTCGGTCTCGGCCACTCCACCGTCCATCGGCTGTTAGCCATGCTGGTATATCACGGCTTCGTGACGCAGGATCCAGTCTCGCGAGTCTACATGCCGGGCAATGCACTGATGGAAGTCGGTCTGGCTGCAGTTCAGCGACTGGACGTCAGGGCGGTGGCCCGCCCCGTAATCGAGGAGCTTGCAGCCGAGACAGGCGAAAGCTTACTGCTTGCCGTTTTGGAGGAAGGCAAGATCCGATACGTCGATGGCATCGAGAGCAACCAGGCTCTCAAGGTGGGAGTGCCAGTTGGCGATGTGTTCGCCGCGTACGCGTCCAGTGCTGGCAAAGCACTTCTCGCGGAACTGCCGCCCGAGCGCGTGCGTGCCCTGTATCCTCGCGATCCTCTCCCGTCCTTCACTCCCACGACGATAACGCAATGGCTGGATCTGGAAGAGGCCCTGGATAATGTTCGCGGTTGTGGCTACGCCACGAATATGGAAGAAAGCCAGTCCGGCGTGTGCTCTGTGGCAGCGGCCATACGTCATCCGACTCGAGGAGCGGTAGCCGCCTTAGGCATTGCGTCTCCGATTACACGAACGAACGCGCGACAGCTTAAGCGCCTGTCTGAACTCGTCATTGCAGGCGCTGAACGCATCTCGAAAAGTCTTGTGTCGTGA
- a CDS encoding DUF1329 domain-containing protein, translating into MKYRIAASLLVMCGLLATSQLALSAVSADEAAKLKSTLTPFGAEKAGNKDGTIPAWDGGFTQVPAGYKSGDQFPDPFASEKPLYTINSKNMDQYASKLSEGVKALLKKYPDTFRLDVYPTHRTAAAPQWVYDATFKNATECKPKEGGNAIEGCFGGIPFPIPSSGVEAMWNHRLLWAGETTTLNVANYIGTASGQLELAVKAYNKVNYPYYDKNGSASNYKGESQLLRTFMTDPPFKSGEQFLTVDYVNQPRQAWQYLTGQRRVRMAPTIGYDTPDDVNSGLNYYDEAFIFWGPLDRYEWKLIGKKELYIPYNDNKFYQRGKKIDEILMPHHHNPDAMRWELHRVWVVEATIAPGKRHAVAKRRLYLDEDTWGAILGDEYDANGQLWRVQMALPFIVPEGPMVVPNANFSLYNLTAGTYLAACVTDWSNPSYKYYFKVLDRLPKSYFTPEAMAGEGVR; encoded by the coding sequence ATGAAATATCGTATTGCAGCTTCTCTACTGGTAATGTGTGGTCTCTTGGCAACCAGCCAGTTGGCTCTTAGTGCGGTGAGTGCGGACGAAGCGGCCAAACTCAAAAGCACATTGACTCCGTTTGGTGCCGAGAAAGCAGGTAACAAAGACGGAACCATCCCCGCGTGGGACGGTGGATTTACCCAGGTTCCTGCCGGATACAAATCGGGAGACCAGTTCCCTGATCCGTTCGCGAGTGAAAAGCCGCTTTATACAATCAACTCAAAGAACATGGATCAGTATGCGAGCAAGCTGAGCGAGGGGGTCAAAGCACTACTGAAAAAGTATCCGGATACTTTCCGGCTTGACGTCTATCCGACTCATCGAACAGCTGCTGCACCACAATGGGTTTATGACGCTACGTTCAAAAACGCCACGGAATGCAAGCCGAAAGAAGGGGGCAACGCCATCGAAGGTTGTTTCGGGGGCATTCCCTTCCCTATCCCGTCCAGTGGTGTGGAGGCCATGTGGAATCACCGACTGCTCTGGGCAGGAGAGACCACTACGCTAAATGTCGCAAACTACATTGGTACCGCTAGCGGCCAGTTGGAATTAGCCGTAAAAGCCTATAACAAGGTCAACTATCCCTACTACGACAAGAACGGGTCAGCGAGCAACTACAAAGGGGAAAGCCAGTTGCTGCGGACGTTTATGACGGACCCTCCCTTCAAGTCGGGCGAGCAGTTTCTTACGGTTGACTATGTCAACCAACCGCGCCAGGCATGGCAGTATCTGACGGGACAACGTCGGGTCCGCATGGCACCGACGATTGGCTACGACACGCCCGATGACGTCAACTCCGGCCTCAACTACTACGACGAGGCATTCATTTTCTGGGGTCCCCTTGATCGATATGAGTGGAAGCTGATCGGCAAGAAAGAGCTTTATATCCCTTATAACGACAACAAGTTCTATCAGCGTGGCAAGAAAATCGACGAAATTCTGATGCCGCATCATCACAACCCCGATGCAATGCGATGGGAACTGCATCGTGTGTGGGTCGTTGAGGCAACGATCGCGCCTGGAAAGCGGCACGCGGTTGCGAAGCGCCGTCTGTATCTGGACGAGGACACCTGGGGCGCAATACTCGGAGACGAATATGACGCGAATGGCCAATTGTGGCGTGTCCAGATGGCGCTGCCGTTCATCGTGCCGGAAGGGCCGATGGTCGTGCCGAATGCAAACTTCTCGCTGTACAACCTGACAGCGGGTACCTATCTCGCCGCGTGCGTCACTGACTGGTCGAATCCTTCTTACAAGTATTACTTCAAGGTGCTTGATCGTCTCCCGAAGTCGTATTTCACGCCCGAAGCGATGGCGGGCGAAGGCGTTCGTTAA
- a CDS encoding MMPL family transporter — MKHDSSLAEQPVIRDLKDFDTKSGSLAERFLFNNRLLVVVVCLVLTTVLGLQATKLTLNAGFEKMIPTKHPFIVNYLANRSELTGLGNTLNIVVENKHGTIFDAAYLDSLRKLNDDIFLLPGVDRAYMKSLWTPSTRWLGVTEEGLEGGPVIPDDYNGSTKSLDQLRANIERSGQVGQLVANNYRSSIIRVPLLENDGTGRRLNYHEFSSKLNQLRDKYESPSVGIHITGFAKVVGDLIDGLQQVLLFFALAIAICTSLLYWYTRCVRSTVLVVVCSLLAVVWLLGLLPTLGFEIDPYSILVPFLVFAIGMSHGAQKMNGIMQDIGRGTHRLVAARYTFRRLFLAGLTALLADAVGFAVLMVIQIKVIQDLAIAASIGVAVLIFTNLLLLPILLSYVGVSNKAAVRSLKAEVEDENDTQHKKHAFWEFLDLFTERKWARRALIVAAAMGVAGFAISLNLKVGDLKPGAPELRSTSRYNRDNAFTVANYSASSDTYVVMVKTPQYQCTQYKNLVQVDALESRLQQLPGVESTSSVAGLARKAATAMNEGSLKWYEVPRSQDMINSITNRAPRELFNQNCNLLSIYIYLKDHKASTLDSVVRTVQAFADANNTADHQFLSAAGNAGIEAATNIVVKRSNTEMLLLVYVAVIVLAFITFRSWRAVLCAVLPLMLTTVLAEALMVALGIGVKVATLPVTALGVGIGVDYSLYVLTVALAWLRRGASLSQAYYKALLFTGRVVVLTGVTLGVAVATWAFSPIKFQADLGIMLAFMFLWNMVGALVLLPALGYYLLSRKGSPVKDESSTAESMNNIEIARGASH; from the coding sequence ATGAAGCATGATTCGTCACTCGCTGAACAACCCGTAATCCGTGATTTGAAGGATTTCGACACGAAGTCCGGATCGCTGGCCGAGCGATTTCTATTCAACAACCGGCTGCTGGTCGTGGTAGTTTGCCTTGTTCTCACAACAGTGCTAGGCCTGCAAGCGACAAAGCTCACGCTTAATGCCGGCTTTGAGAAGATGATCCCGACGAAGCATCCGTTTATCGTGAACTACCTTGCGAACAGGAGCGAACTGACGGGGCTAGGAAATACGCTAAATATCGTGGTGGAAAACAAGCACGGGACCATTTTCGATGCGGCGTACCTGGACAGTTTACGCAAGCTGAACGACGACATCTTCCTGCTACCCGGTGTCGACCGTGCCTATATGAAATCCTTGTGGACGCCTTCAACCCGTTGGCTCGGTGTGACCGAGGAGGGGCTGGAGGGCGGGCCAGTGATCCCTGACGACTACAATGGATCGACGAAAAGTCTGGATCAGTTGCGTGCGAACATCGAACGTTCCGGGCAGGTGGGGCAGCTGGTCGCTAACAACTACCGTTCAAGCATCATCCGGGTCCCGCTTCTTGAAAACGATGGGACTGGCCGGCGGCTCAACTATCACGAGTTCTCGAGCAAATTGAACCAGTTGAGGGACAAGTATGAATCCCCCTCGGTGGGGATCCATATTACGGGCTTCGCCAAGGTGGTTGGCGATTTGATTGATGGACTGCAGCAAGTCTTGCTTTTCTTTGCCCTTGCAATCGCTATCTGTACATCTCTGCTTTACTGGTACACGCGTTGTGTGCGCAGCACGGTGCTAGTGGTGGTCTGTTCGCTGCTAGCGGTGGTATGGCTGCTCGGATTGCTACCGACGCTTGGCTTCGAGATCGACCCGTACTCCATTCTGGTGCCTTTCCTGGTGTTCGCAATCGGCATGAGTCACGGCGCCCAGAAGATGAACGGGATCATGCAAGACATCGGTCGTGGCACGCATCGCCTCGTTGCTGCGCGCTACACGTTTCGCAGGCTTTTCCTCGCGGGACTGACTGCGCTCCTGGCCGATGCGGTGGGTTTCGCAGTATTGATGGTCATCCAGATCAAGGTAATCCAGGACCTGGCGATTGCGGCCAGTATCGGCGTGGCCGTCCTGATCTTTACCAATCTCCTGCTACTACCAATTCTCCTGTCGTATGTGGGGGTCAGCAATAAGGCGGCAGTACGAAGCCTGAAGGCAGAAGTCGAGGACGAGAACGACACGCAACACAAAAAGCACGCGTTCTGGGAGTTCCTGGACTTGTTCACAGAACGCAAATGGGCTCGGCGTGCTCTGATCGTTGCTGCGGCTATGGGAGTGGCGGGCTTTGCCATCAGTCTGAATCTGAAAGTCGGAGATCTGAAGCCCGGTGCACCGGAGCTGCGGTCAACCTCACGCTACAACCGTGATAACGCTTTTACGGTAGCGAACTACTCGGCGAGTAGCGACACATACGTAGTAATGGTGAAGACGCCGCAGTATCAATGCACACAGTACAAGAACCTGGTGCAGGTCGATGCGCTCGAATCGCGGCTGCAACAACTGCCAGGGGTTGAGTCGACCAGTTCGGTAGCAGGTCTGGCGAGAAAGGCTGCGACGGCCATGAATGAAGGAAGCCTCAAATGGTATGAGGTCCCGCGAAGCCAGGACATGATCAATTCGATTACGAACCGTGCGCCGCGCGAGCTGTTCAACCAGAACTGTAACCTGCTGAGCATCTATATCTATCTGAAGGATCACAAGGCAAGCACGCTTGATAGCGTCGTCCGCACGGTGCAGGCGTTTGCCGATGCCAACAACACGGCAGATCATCAATTTCTGTCAGCCGCAGGCAACGCCGGTATCGAGGCCGCAACGAATATTGTAGTGAAGCGGTCGAATACCGAAATGTTGCTGCTTGTCTATGTGGCAGTGATCGTGCTGGCGTTTATCACTTTCCGGTCATGGCGTGCGGTCCTATGTGCGGTTTTGCCATTGATGTTGACGACGGTATTGGCAGAGGCACTCATGGTGGCGCTCGGCATTGGCGTGAAGGTGGCGACGCTACCTGTCACCGCGCTCGGCGTGGGGATAGGGGTGGACTATTCGCTCTACGTCTTGACCGTTGCGCTTGCGTGGCTGAGACGGGGTGCGAGTCTTTCCCAGGCGTATTACAAAGCGCTTCTATTCACGGGAAGAGTCGTTGTCTTGACCGGCGTGACACTTGGTGTGGCAGTGGCGACGTGGGCGTTCTCTCCTATCAAGTTTCAGGCAGACCTGGGGATTATGCTCGCGTTCATGTTCCTCTGGAACATGGTGGGTGCACTCGTCCTGCTTCCGGCGTTGGGTTATTACCTGTTGTCCAGAAAGGGTTCGCCGGTTAAAGACGAATCCTCGACCGCTGAATCGATGAACAATATCGAGATCGCACGCGGAGCGTCACACTAA
- a CDS encoding SDR family NAD(P)-dependent oxidoreductase, with product MARVGRLEGKVCVITGTGGSMGRAAALMFAREGAKIVGCDISVDAAEETVAEVRNAGGEMVSLQPCDLTQREHCQSLVALALNTYGWIDVLFNNAAMAWFAPIDTISDEQWYKTIDQELHLVFEMVRAAWPELTKRSGSIINTASVSAWSTYRVLPALAHSAAKGAVVSLTRQLALEGRAHGLRANSISPGLIETNQTRPLLSNPEWSDPMLGKIMLGRMGRPEEVAATALFLASDESSFITGADIRVDGGTTAW from the coding sequence ATGGCTCGTGTCGGACGGCTGGAAGGGAAAGTGTGTGTGATCACCGGCACAGGGGGGAGCATGGGACGCGCAGCGGCCTTAATGTTCGCCCGTGAAGGTGCAAAGATAGTCGGCTGTGATATTTCTGTAGATGCTGCCGAGGAGACGGTCGCTGAAGTACGCAATGCCGGCGGAGAGATGGTGTCATTGCAACCATGCGATCTTACACAAAGAGAGCACTGTCAGTCGCTGGTAGCTCTTGCGTTAAACACCTACGGTTGGATTGACGTATTGTTCAACAATGCCGCGATGGCTTGGTTCGCGCCGATCGACACGATCAGTGACGAGCAATGGTACAAGACTATCGATCAGGAGTTGCACCTCGTCTTTGAGATGGTCAGAGCAGCATGGCCTGAGCTGACCAAGCGTTCCGGATCGATCATCAACACCGCCTCTGTCTCAGCATGGTCGACCTACCGGGTCCTGCCTGCTCTGGCGCATTCCGCTGCCAAGGGTGCGGTCGTTTCGTTGACCCGCCAACTGGCGCTTGAGGGTCGGGCGCACGGATTGAGGGCGAACTCAATTTCGCCTGGACTCATCGAGACCAATCAAACTCGTCCACTACTGTCCAATCCCGAGTGGTCTGACCCGATGCTCGGAAAGATCATGCTCGGCCGGATGGGCCGTCCCGAAGAGGTGGCTGCAACTGCTCTGTTTCTGGCGTCTGACGAAAGCTCATTCATCACCGGAGCCGATATTCGGGTGGACGGTGGGACCACAGCATGGTAG
- a CDS encoding DUF1302 domain-containing protein, giving the protein MKRCVLAASVTAAVSTLGATAAHAFEFNTGNEDLTARWDNTVKYSTGVRLKSPSSELTSDANLDDGDRNFKSGGLISNRFDLLSEFDVSYKSFGVRLSGAAWYDTVYNRSTYNNSPGTANAASVPYNQYPDATRDVHGRQAELLDVFAHGSGNIGDVGLSGRVGQHSLLYGESLFYGNNGIAAAQSPVDIIKLQSVPNTQFKELIRPVPQLSGQIQLLPNLAIGGYYQVRWDRDRLPGVGSYFSTVDILDTGGERILAGPNTIVPGGPGLFFQRSGDIEPKNSGQGGMQIRFRPQGKDVEFGLYAAQFHQKDPFVYVHPGVGFNPSSGQVGTYQLVFPENIKTVGASFSTTVWDVNIAGETSIRFNSPLVPAGGSVVVPDGVTADNNNNPLYPVGKTMHANLSWIALLSPNKLWQGGNLIGEIAWNRRLSVSKNASALDPNATRDAGAIRLVFQPAYYQVLSGLDINVPIGIGYGIFGKSSVINPGFSVYHGGDLSIGVNGEYLKVWKFGLNYTHYFGPAAGVVGPANSAVQAYTYGQTLKDRDFITLTAQRTF; this is encoded by the coding sequence TTGAAACGCTGCGTCCTTGCGGCTTCGGTTACAGCTGCGGTAAGCACGCTCGGCGCCACAGCAGCTCATGCGTTCGAATTTAATACCGGCAATGAGGACCTGACGGCCCGCTGGGACAACACTGTCAAGTACAGCACGGGTGTCCGGCTCAAGAGCCCGTCATCAGAGCTGACAAGCGACGCGAACCTCGACGACGGCGATCGCAACTTCAAAAGCGGCGGTCTGATATCGAATCGCTTCGATCTTCTTTCCGAGTTCGATGTCAGTTACAAAAGTTTTGGCGTACGCCTGAGTGGTGCCGCGTGGTATGACACGGTCTACAACCGTTCGACCTACAACAATTCGCCCGGCACGGCCAACGCAGCTTCCGTGCCTTATAACCAGTATCCGGATGCGACGCGCGATGTGCATGGCCGCCAGGCCGAACTGCTTGATGTGTTCGCTCATGGATCCGGAAACATTGGCGATGTCGGCCTTTCGGGACGAGTGGGTCAGCACAGTCTGCTGTACGGGGAAAGTCTGTTCTACGGGAACAACGGCATTGCAGCGGCGCAATCACCCGTCGACATCATCAAGTTGCAGTCGGTGCCGAATACTCAATTCAAGGAGTTGATCCGGCCGGTGCCTCAACTGTCGGGGCAAATCCAGTTGCTCCCCAATCTGGCCATCGGTGGCTATTACCAGGTGCGCTGGGATCGCGATCGCCTGCCTGGAGTTGGCAGCTACTTTTCAACGGTCGACATCCTGGACACAGGCGGAGAACGCATCCTTGCCGGTCCCAACACGATCGTTCCAGGTGGCCCGGGACTCTTCTTCCAGCGTAGCGGCGACATTGAACCAAAGAACTCCGGACAGGGCGGTATGCAGATTCGCTTTCGCCCCCAGGGGAAGGATGTCGAGTTCGGCCTCTATGCCGCTCAATTTCACCAGAAGGACCCGTTTGTCTATGTGCATCCGGGCGTGGGCTTTAATCCGTCTTCAGGACAGGTCGGCACATACCAACTGGTCTTTCCTGAAAACATCAAGACAGTTGGCGCCAGCTTTTCGACAACTGTGTGGGATGTCAATATAGCGGGCGAGACATCGATCCGCTTCAACTCACCGTTGGTCCCAGCGGGCGGGTCAGTGGTCGTGCCCGATGGCGTGACGGCGGACAACAACAACAATCCGCTCTATCCGGTCGGCAAGACGATGCACGCCAATTTGTCCTGGATTGCGCTGCTCTCACCAAACAAGCTTTGGCAGGGGGGCAACCTGATTGGTGAAATCGCATGGAACCGTCGCCTTAGTGTCTCGAAAAATGCGTCGGCGCTGGACCCAAATGCTACTCGTGATGCCGGTGCGATTCGCCTTGTCTTTCAACCCGCCTATTACCAGGTGTTGAGCGGGCTCGACATCAACGTTCCAATCGGAATCGGTTACGGAATATTCGGCAAGTCCTCGGTCATCAATCCCGGTTTCAGTGTCTATCACGGAGGGGATCTCAGCATTGGGGTCAACGGTGAGTATCTGAAGGTCTGGAAATTCGGCCTCAACTATACGCACTACTTTGGCCCGGCTGCCGGCGTCGTTGGTCCGGCGAATAGTGCTGTCCAGGCCTACACATACGGGCAGACGCTCAAAGACCGGGACTTCATCACGCTTACAGCTCAGCGTACTTTCTAA
- a CDS encoding YCF48-related protein, producing MKLISLHILRTLLVAVVALPFVVSGAHAEPELLARPSLPDARATSRVMLAVNRAGERLVAVGEHGVILLSDDNAKTWTQAKAPVSLTLTNVRFVDTKKGWAVGHGGVVLLTNDRGNTWFKQLDGVEAAALVRTAALPKASNGGDKAKRALADADQLVADGPDKPFLDVYFADERRGIVVGAYGLAFVTEDGGEHWQSIAERIPNSQGRHLYSIYVAKSGLYIAGEQGVLFRSTDGWKSFDRIPTPYNGTYFGVVGDGGDMILTFGLRGNSYRSDDAGKTWNKVDGVGSSTLTAGLRLRDGTFFLANQAGQVLKSSDAGRSFQQVHTRHDAECTGIALGTNGSLVLSGARGMGTVTQPIQLVEQKQ from the coding sequence ATGAAGTTAATCTCGCTGCACATCCTCCGAACGCTGTTAGTAGCGGTCGTTGCATTGCCGTTTGTGGTCTCGGGCGCGCACGCGGAACCGGAGTTACTGGCGCGACCGTCTTTACCCGATGCGCGCGCGACAAGCCGCGTTATGTTGGCAGTAAATCGTGCGGGTGAGCGACTGGTCGCGGTGGGGGAGCATGGCGTCATCCTGCTATCCGACGACAACGCCAAGACGTGGACGCAAGCCAAGGCACCTGTGAGCCTGACACTGACGAACGTCCGCTTCGTGGACACGAAGAAGGGATGGGCTGTTGGGCACGGGGGCGTCGTGTTGCTCACGAACGATCGCGGTAACACCTGGTTTAAGCAACTTGATGGGGTTGAGGCGGCTGCGCTTGTGCGAACCGCTGCGCTGCCAAAGGCAAGCAATGGCGGCGATAAAGCAAAGCGAGCGCTTGCCGACGCGGACCAGCTGGTTGCCGACGGACCCGACAAGCCGTTCCTCGATGTGTACTTCGCTGATGAGCGTCGAGGAATTGTTGTAGGAGCCTATGGACTAGCGTTTGTCACCGAAGATGGAGGCGAGCACTGGCAGTCGATCGCGGAAAGAATTCCGAATTCACAGGGGCGCCACCTGTACAGCATCTACGTAGCAAAAAGCGGTCTCTACATCGCAGGTGAACAAGGTGTCCTTTTTCGTTCGACGGACGGGTGGAAATCGTTCGACAGAATACCCACGCCATATAACGGGACGTACTTCGGTGTTGTGGGAGACGGAGGTGACATGATCCTCACCTTTGGGCTGCGCGGCAACAGTTATCGTTCTGACGACGCGGGAAAGACATGGAACAAGGTCGATGGTGTTGGGTCATCCACGTTGACAGCAGGACTGCGTTTACGTGATGGGACTTTCTTCCTCGCTAATCAAGCCGGTCAGGTTCTCAAAAGCAGTGACGCGGGTCGCAGTTTCCAGCAGGTGCACACGCGGCATGACGCAGAGTGCACGGGCATTGCCCTAGGGACGAACGGAAGCCTCGTTTTGAGTGGCGCGCGAGGCATGGGCACCGTGACACAACCGATCCAGCTTGTGGAGCAAAAGCAATGA
- a CDS encoding amidohydrolase family protein codes for MQHKIALEEHFASPDTIGDSQRFFTGDIWPQRRRQLLDLHEERIERMDACGIDYAILSLNAPAVQAITDTQQAIDVARRANDLLAEQVARRPDRFGAFAALPMQDPDAAARELVRTVSELGFKGALVNGFSQIGSVENATYCDLSQYWSFWGEVARLNVPFYLHPRNPLPSQQLAIEGHPWLMGPAWAFSAETGVHALRLIGSGLFDAYPSLQVILGHLGELVQNNIWRTSHWASASGKNPLGVRAKRPFIDYFRENFYVTTSGNFRTIAMRNAIDELGSDRVMFSSDYPFEAMEEASGWFDRAEINDNDRQKIGRDNARRLFRLS; via the coding sequence ATGCAGCACAAGATCGCGCTTGAGGAGCACTTCGCATCGCCAGATACAATCGGGGATTCACAACGCTTCTTCACCGGCGACATCTGGCCGCAACGGCGTCGGCAACTTCTCGATTTACACGAAGAGCGCATAGAACGCATGGACGCCTGCGGGATCGACTACGCGATCCTGTCATTGAACGCGCCTGCTGTGCAGGCCATCACCGATACGCAGCAGGCGATCGATGTCGCACGCCGTGCGAACGACCTGCTTGCCGAGCAGGTGGCGCGTCGTCCAGACCGCTTCGGCGCGTTCGCTGCATTGCCAATGCAAGACCCGGATGCAGCCGCACGCGAGCTCGTTCGCACTGTATCGGAATTGGGTTTCAAGGGCGCTCTCGTCAATGGGTTTTCGCAAATCGGCAGCGTCGAAAATGCGACGTACTGCGACCTGTCGCAGTATTGGTCGTTCTGGGGCGAGGTCGCGCGGCTCAACGTACCGTTCTACCTGCATCCGCGCAATCCGTTACCGAGCCAGCAGCTTGCTATCGAGGGGCATCCCTGGCTCATGGGCCCTGCATGGGCATTCTCGGCCGAAACCGGTGTGCATGCGCTGCGTCTCATCGGTAGCGGACTCTTCGACGCGTATCCTTCGTTGCAAGTAATCCTGGGTCATCTGGGCGAGCTTGTTCAAAACAATATCTGGCGTACATCCCACTGGGCGTCGGCGAGCGGCAAGAATCCACTTGGCGTCAGGGCGAAACGGCCATTCATCGACTACTTCCGAGAGAACTTCTACGTCACCACGAGCGGCAATTTCCGCACGATCGCCATGCGCAACGCCATTGACGAGCTCGGCAGCGACCGTGTGATGTTCTCGTCAGATTACCCGTTCGAAGCGATGGAAGAGGCGAGCGGGTGGTTCGATCGAGCGGAAATCAACGATAACGACCGACAGAAAATTGGCCGCGACAATGCGAGGCGGCTGTTCCGTTTGTCTTGA
- a CDS encoding EthD domain-containing protein translates to MVKLIIAVKRKPDMTIEAFRRHLSVTHADLVRNCPATAKFVRKYVQSYALWNGDALEEPAFDGAAELWFDSIDDKDRFFADPDYLDGVRPDEIRFADMSRTVFFLTEENQVC, encoded by the coding sequence ATGGTGAAGCTGATCATTGCAGTAAAAAGAAAGCCTGACATGACCATCGAAGCGTTTCGCAGACACTTGAGCGTGACGCACGCAGATCTCGTTCGAAACTGTCCGGCAACCGCCAAGTTCGTCCGCAAATACGTTCAGAGCTACGCCTTGTGGAACGGCGACGCGCTCGAGGAACCAGCATTTGACGGTGCGGCGGAACTATGGTTTGACAGCATTGATGATAAGGATCGCTTTTTTGCGGATCCCGACTACCTTGACGGTGTCCGTCCCGACGAAATTCGGTTCGCTGACATGAGTCGGACTGTGTTTTTTCTGACTGAGGAAAATCAGGTTTGTTGA
- a CDS encoding LysR family transcriptional regulator yields MTPDTALDNIDLNLLLVFDVLYRTRSTTRAAESLHLTQPSVSNALKRLRSLFDDVLFVKTSNGMQPTARADGIAALVDEGFASLRLAMQAGRTFDPATTTRTFHLYVSDLGQAIFIPPLVAQLHRVAPGIRIVTTDPPLDVAQQMMKLGQIDLAIGMFTGLHADLHQQCLFQETYVALVRNDHPTVGTRLSIDQFFAAAHVIYTPTAGSHAHFAAELDARSPHDGNPRRVALQLAHSFGLERIVSSSDLVACIPSRLARVLTSRNDVRAVALPFDITPVDIAQFWHDRYQRDEGHKWLRTLVYQLFYDLRPSAVL; encoded by the coding sequence ATGACTCCCGATACCGCGCTGGATAACATCGACCTCAATCTGCTGCTCGTGTTCGATGTGCTGTACCGGACAAGGAGTACGACGCGAGCCGCAGAATCGCTCCATTTGACGCAGCCGTCCGTTAGTAACGCGTTAAAGCGTCTGCGCTCATTGTTCGACGACGTTCTGTTCGTGAAGACGTCTAATGGCATGCAGCCCACTGCAAGAGCGGATGGAATTGCGGCACTTGTCGACGAAGGCTTCGCATCACTGCGTCTCGCAATGCAGGCCGGCCGTACCTTCGATCCGGCCACCACGACTCGCACCTTCCACCTGTACGTCAGCGATCTTGGCCAGGCGATCTTCATTCCGCCGCTCGTCGCGCAGTTGCATCGGGTCGCGCCAGGCATTCGAATCGTCACGACAGATCCGCCACTGGACGTAGCACAGCAGATGATGAAGCTCGGCCAGATTGATCTCGCGATTGGTATGTTTACGGGACTGCATGCCGACCTTCATCAGCAATGTCTCTTCCAGGAAACATACGTCGCGCTTGTGCGAAACGATCATCCCACTGTAGGCACCCGTCTTTCCATTGATCAGTTTTTCGCAGCGGCACATGTGATTTACACACCGACTGCGGGGAGTCATGCGCACTTTGCGGCTGAGCTCGATGCGCGGTCTCCGCACGACGGCAACCCTCGCCGCGTGGCACTACAACTGGCCCACTCGTTTGGGCTTGAACGAATTGTTTCGTCTAGCGACCTTGTTGCTTGCATACCGAGCCGGCTGGCACGGGTACTGACGAGCCGCAACGATGTACGTGCCGTCGCTCTCCCATTTGACATTACCCCTGTCGATATCGCCCAGTTCTGGCATGACCGGTATCAACGCGACGAAGGGCACAAATGGCTCCGCACGCTCGTCTACCAGCTGTTCTATGATCTCCGCCCCAGTGCGGTGCTGTGA